The window AATTGCAACAGGAATTATAACTTTAATTGTTTTAATATTTGGCGAATTTATTCCTAAAAATTTTGCTAAGAAAAATCCGATTAAAGTTCTTAAATTAGTAGCTTATCCCTTAAATTGTTTCTATATACTTTTTTGGCCATTAACTTGATCTTTAAATCGAATTTTTAATAAAAAATCACAAAATATTATCACAGCCACTGAAGAAGAATTAAAATCGCTTATTGAAGTTATTCGTCATGAAGGAACTTTAGATAGTCAAGAAGCATTAATTATTAATAAAGCAATTTTATTTGATGATATATTAATTAAACAAAAAATGGTTCCATGAACACAAGTTGTTAAAATTAATGAAAATAAAACTGTTCTTCAAAGTTTTGAAATTTTTAATTCAACTGGATTTTCGCGTTTGGTTGTAGTCAATAAAAACGATGAGGTTGTTGGTATTATTTATTTAAAAAAAATTATTAAATATCTTCTTAACGAACCTAATAAAATCATTAGAACTATCATGCAAACACCTTTATTAATAAACCAAAAAGATACATTATATGATGGTTTAAGAACAATGCAATTTCAAAGAATTCATTTAGGAATTGTTGTTGATAATATTACTGAAAAAAATCCTATAGGAATCATTACATTAGAAAACATTACTGAAGAATTAACTGGTAATGTTTATGATGAAACTGATAATGAGAACGAAATAAAAGAAATTCAAATCGTTAATGAAACAACTTGACGTGTTGATGCTAAAACTAACGCTAAATTATTTTTACATCAATATATTGACAAAGATATTGAAGTTAACGATGATATTAGTATGGGCAAATATATTTCTAAAATTAATAAAAATCGCGCATTTAAAAACCGCCAATTAATTAACACTCCTAATATGTATATTGAAACTTTTAAAGATGTAAGAACAAATCAATTTGCCTTTTTAATTGAAAAAAAGATTAATCAATCCTAAACAATGAGATAAAAAAACTAGTTTTTAAAAACTAGTTTTTTTAATTTTAATTCTTCATACATTTCTTTAATACGAGAATTAAAATGATTTAAACCACTTTTTGAAATTTCAATATTAAACATCTGTTTTAATAAACAAGAAAGTTCATTTAATGAACAGTCTGGATTTTGTACTCGTAGTTCACAATACTTTAAAAATTTAGTACTTTGTTTGCAAAATTCATCGTGGTTTTTTTTTATTTCTAAAATCATTTCTTTAGTCAAAACCCCTGCTTTAGAACTTTTAGAAAGGTTAGAAATATCTAAATTATTTAAACGTTGTTGTTGATTATTAAAATCACGTTGGATACGAATATTCTCAAATTCAAATAACGAATTTTGCGTACGGATCGCTTTTAAAAAATCACTGATTATCTCTGATTTTTTAAAATAAACAATGGTTTTTTTATTACGATAAATAATTTTATATTCTAAACCATAACGGGCTAAAGCCTTTGTTAATAATGGGATGTAATTATTTGAATCACAGCGAATTTCTAAATGATAGTTTTCAAGTGGGTGTGCAATTGAACCACCAGACAACATTGCACCAATTAAAAAATTTGAACAATAGCGGTCTTTATGAAAATTTTCATTATTCGCATCATCAAATAGTTTTAAAATTTCATCTAATTTATCCAAATCACCTCAAAGTAATAGCGAATAATTAGTACGAGTTTTATTTAAATGGTCAGGCTCAAACATAATCTCATATTCAATATTTAAATTATTAAAATAATCTAAACCATTTAAAATAAATTCAATAATTTGTAAATTTTGAGATTTAATAATTCAAGTTAGTTTTTGACCAATTTTAATGGTTAAATTATTACGAAAAAACGAATATAAAATAACTTTATAGTCTGTGGATGAATAATCAGTGTTAGTATAAATATCTTCTTTAACAAATTCACTAAACGTGAATTTGTTAGAATCATTATCAATTATTTCTTGTAATGTACTCTTTGGCATAAAGTGCTGCAATGACTCCATCATTTGTAGCAGTCGCAATTTGTCGAACATTTTTATCAACAATATCACCGGCTGCAAAAATACCACAAACACTAGTTTGCATATTTTTATCAGTTGTAATAAATCCGTTTACCTCATTAAAAATACATAAATTATTTGTATTAATTCTTGAAGGCAATAGGCCAATAAAAGTGAAATTAGCTTCAATATTTAGTGTAGTTACTTCGTTTGTGATTAAATCTCTAAATTTTAAACCTTCTAAAAACTGATGACCAAAAAATTCGAATGTTTGTTTATTGTAATAAATTTTTATATTAGGTGTGTTATTTGCAATTTGTACTAATTGTTGTTCTGCTTTAAATTGTGGTTTATTGGCAATTAAATGAACTTCTTTAGCAATTGTAGCTAAATATATGGCCTCTTCCACAGCAGAGTTACCAGATCCAATCACAGAGACAGCTTTATTTTTATAAAGTGGTCCATCACAAATAGCGCAATAACTAATTCCCTTGTTTTCAAATTCTAATTCACCTAAAATGTTTAACCGTCTATTTTCTGTTCCTGTTGCAATAATTACAGTTTTAGTAATTAATGTTTGTGTAGTTAATTTAATTTTTTTATATTTTTCTTTTAAAGATATTTCATCAGCAGCTTCATAAATAATAGAAACATTTAAATTTAAGACTTGTTCGTACATTTTATAAGCCAATTCAGGTCCTGGAATACTATTGATACCTAAATAATTTTCTACATTTGATGTTAATGCTATTTTTCCTCCTGGGAATTGTTTTTCAACAATGATCACATTTAATCCAGAACGTTTAGCATAAACAGCAGCAGCTAAACCGGCTGGACCTGCGCCAATGATTACTAAATCGTAAACTTCTTGATTCATTTAAAATCCTTTTCTTTATTATTTATGACAATAAAATAAAAATTCTTCTGGCTTTCTTAATTCTCCAAATTTATGAATTTGGTCTTTCTTTTTATAAAACATTTCAATAATTGCATCTAATAAGAATTTTTTTCTTAAAAGTGGCGCTATAAATTGTACATATAATGCACCTAATACACCAAAGATTAATAACAATGAATTAATTATATAAGTTCCTTCAAAACTAAACTGTGGAGCACGAGCTGACTCCGTACTAAAACGAGTAACACCATAAAAGAAAAAATATGACATTGAAATAAAGCCTATTTTTAATTGTTTAATGTAAGACAAGCCAAAATAAATAAAAACAAAAACAATTACATTAAAGAATGATTCATATAGAAATAAAGGTTGATAAATTGTAAATAGAGTTTTATTGCCCTCAATGAAATAATGTTTCATTCCTTCGAAAACAGCTGGCATAGCTTTTTTTAATCATTGTAAATCGTTAACAGTACTTTCAGCACCAAATATTTCACCGTTAATAAAATTTCCTCAACGCCCTAATGCCTGACCAATTAAAATTGTTGGAATAATAGCATCCGCATATATTCACATACTAGGTTGGCGAATAACAACATTGCCATCAGCATCAATATCTCGAATGTGATATTTAGGCATGCGCAAAATAAGAGGAAAATAAACTGCAGCACTTAATACCCCAGCAATCACCCCGCCTTGAATCGCTAACCCTCCACTTCTAAAATCAAAAAAATCTTTAGCATCACCGATTGCTAATGATCATAAACGAGCACCAATAATTGTCATGGGAATTGCTAAAAAAATATAATAAAATCCTGGATCATAAGGCACTTTATAATGAAATTTTAAACGTAGACTATATGTTAGTATAGCAATTAAAAAACCGCATACAAAGATGATTCCATATCAATATATATTAAAATTGCTACCAATACTAAAAGCTACTCGATGTGCAACAACATCATTAACTAATGTGCTTTCTGGATTAATAATTTCTAATTGCATTTAAATCCCCTTTTTATTAATTTGTAAAATAAATTCTTCAGCTGAATTATAACCTGATGTTTTTAATTTATAATCAGTAATGGCTGTCTCAATGATATCTGAAATACTTCTTCCTTCGATAACCGGAATATAATAATGGGCTATTTTTGTTTCTAAAAATTCTTTGTGTTGAATTTCACGACCAAAACGTTCAAACTTGATTTTTTCATGTTTAGCTGGTTTTATTAATTCAATAACTATTTCAATTTTTGTTGATTCAATCATTCGTTCAATACCGAAAGAACGTGAAAAATTCATAATACCTAAACCTCTAATTTCAATAAAATCTTTAGTCGAATCTTCAGCTCTTCCATATAGATTACCTCCAATTCTATTAACTAAAATAGCATCATCACCTACAAAAATATGACCTTTTTTAACTAATTCAATTGCTAACTCAGATTTACCAACACCTGATTCCCCCATTAAAATAACGCCGATTCCAAAAACAGATAATAATGTTCCGTGAACTAATGATTGGTGTGAAAGTTTTTGACTAATGTAACTATTAATTGTAAAATTTAATTCATAAAAACTATATTTAACCTCTACAATTGGAATTTTATAGCGCTCTGCTAATTTTAACAAAATTCCAGCATGTTTAAAATTTTTACCAAAAATAATTAATGGTGGATTTAAATCTAAAATTTTTCCTAATTTTTTAGAAATGATCGTTTCTGAAAATTTATTAAAATAATTGCTTTCTTTTGAACCAAAATAAACAATATTTCAAATCTCTTTAAACAAAATTTCGCCAGCTAATTCAAATCCAACACGTGTAATTCCTGTTGTAGAAATCTCACGATCAATATAGTCAGAATTTGCAACAACGTTTAAATTAAACTTTCTAACAACTTGACTAACAAATAATTTACCACGAATTTCCATTAATTATTATCTACCTATTTCTCAATAACATTATGATCATCGATAATATCAACATTAGAGTTGCTAATATTATCGCTTTTATTGTATGATATTAAACTAATTAATTCATCATCATTAACATGCATATAAATATTTTCTTGAACACGATAAGCTTTTTCTTTATTAATTTGTTTACCAAAGAATTTGATTAATGAAATGATTTTATTTTCACTTGGATTAATAATTTTATGATCAATTAAAAAGTAGTAAATTAAATAATATTGAACCATATCGTCTTGACGAATAAAGTAGTCATATTTGTATTTATTTTTTTTAAATTCAATATATGATAAATCTATAAAATTAGCAAAAGAACTATGTTCTTTATTATATTTAATAACGAATTTTTTAAAATCATAAACCTCATTTAAACTTCAAGAACTAATTATTTTACGAACACGATTGCGTTCGTATATATCTAATTCATTTGTTTCGTCAATACCATACTTAATTTTATTTTCATCACAATAGCGTTGTAATGTTTGTTTACGCACAAATAAAACCGGACGTTTAACAATTATGCCATTAATAACATTACTTTCCTTAATGCCATAAAATAAGGCTTTTGATTGGCGAGCTCGTTGCATATATGCCGTTTCTAAAAAATCATCAAAATTATGCGCTATATACAAATTTTCAATATTATATTTTTTACCAATTTCTTTGAAAAAATCATAACGAATTAAACGTGCTTTTGTTTGAAAATTATCAATATGACCATAACGTTCATAAACTTTTTCATCAACATCTAAAATTTCAATTATTAAATTATTTTTTCTACAAAAATCGACAACTATTTGCTGATCACGATCGGATGATTCGCGTTTATGATAATTCACATGACAAACAACACGAATATTTCTTTTGTACATATTTAACATTGCCATAGAATCTGGACCACCAGAAACAGCAGCTAAGTATTTTTTATTACTAATTCTATTAATTAAATTTGTTCATAACTTTATCAAAATCTTCACCAATCGCTGCTAATGTAGCTAAAGCGCCCTTTATAATAGCTGGTTTAATTATAACTAATTCGTCAATCTTAAAATTCGATAAGACATATTGATCTAATTTTATATGTGGATCTTTATCAATTCCTATACGAATGCGTTTAATTTCATCTGTTTTTAAAATGTTAATAATATTTTTAATTCCATTTTGCCCTCCTGAGGACCCCTTTTTTCTCAATTTTATCGTTCCTAATTTCGTATCAACATCATCATAAATAACTATTAAATTTTTAATTGGAATATTATAAAAATTAAGCATTTTGATAACAAATTCACCACTTAAATTCATGTAAGTTGTTGGTTGACAAAAAAACACTATGGAATTGTTATAAATTGTTTTAGTAAAAATTCCATTAAATTTTGAACTATCTAGAGACAAATTAAGTTTGTTGCAAATCTCATTAATAACCATAAAGCCAACATTATGTCTTGTTTTTGCATAGTTTGATCCTGGATTACCTAATCCAACAATTAAATATTTTTCCACATTTAATACCCATATTATAAACGTACAATGTTTATAAATCTCTTCAATAAAATTATTATATAATAGATGAATTTTAAGTTATGCACATTTAAACACTTAATAATAATATTAATAATTAAAAATAAATAAATAAAAAATAAATTATATTTTAAAGCATCACGCTTTTTTGAATTTATATCTTTTATAATATAAATAATAAAAAATGAGGATTTTAATAAAACATGGAAGTTTTTATTTCTATAAAAAAATTAATTGAAGCAATAAAATTTAGTACAACAATTGCTAATACAAACAATGCAAATGCTTTATTATTAGGTGTTTTGATTGAAGTTAGTCAAAATAAAATTAGTTTTAAGACGACAAATAATCAAGTGAGTGGTTATAAAGAAATTACTGAAGGATTTGAATATTTTAATAGTGGAAAAGTTTTAGTTACAGCTAAGATTATTTTAGGATTAATTTCTAAGCTTAAAGATAAATCTGTTTTATTAAAACAAATTGACACAAATATTTTATTAATTAAAACTGAAAATTTTGAAACTCAAATTAATACAATGAATATTGAAGGCTTTCCTAATTTAAACTTTAGTTTAGAAGATTACGTTAAAATCAGTTTGCCGCATCAAATTATGCAAGAGATTAATACAAAGGTTTTACCCAACGTTTTGAACAGTCAAGGAATTGAAAAAATTCAACCGATTTCTGGAATTTTGATTGATACTCAAACTTTAGAAAATAAGTTGATTGCTATTGGTACAGATAAAATTAAAGCTTCATGTTTAATAAGAGAATATATGGGTGAAAAATTTAAATTTATTGTCTCTTATTCAACAATGAAATTGATTATCGAAATCCTTAAAAATGTTGAATATAGTAATAATCAAACTGTTGATTTTTATGTTCGAAGTAGAAGTTTAATTTTTAAAATTAATGATGCAATTTTACAAACAAGAATGATTGATGGTGTTTATCCAAATATTTACTCAATTTTTGATGAAACAAATGAAGAAAATACATATGTTTTTGATCGTCGTTTATTGATAGAAATTATTGAACGGGGTATGAATATTGTTATGCAAGAACAAAACCCTAAAATTAGTATTAGAATAGACAAAAATGAAGCAGAAATCAGTTTAACAACTTTTGAAATTGGTAATATGAAAGAAAAAATGTCAATAGTTAATTTAAACAATAAAAGTGCTGAGTTTATTTTAAACCCTAGTTTGCTAGCTCATGTTTTAAAAAATTTTGATAACAACGATGTAACTTTTAAAGTTAAAGATGAAATTTTAAGACCTATTATTTTTATCGATACCAAAGATGTTGGATTTAAACAGATTTTATCAAGAATAAAAAATTAAAGAAAACAGTTTATTATTATTTAAATATTAATATTTTTCTAATAAATATCACTTACATTTACTAGTTGTTTAACCAAATTTTTAATATTTTATATATGTTATAATAAATATGTATTACTACAAATATTTTAAGACCTATGAAAAAAATTTTTATATCAACAGAGTATGTGACTTTAAACCAATTTTTAAAAATAGCTGGATTGATTAATAATGGTGGTCAAGCTAAATTTTGATTGTTGGAAAATAAAGTTATGGTTGATGAAAAAATAGAAAATAGACGTGGTCGTAAATTATATGATCAAATGATTATTAAAATAAAAAATCAATTGTATCAAATAGTTAAAACTAATGAGTAGATAGGAGTTTTATGAACGATTCTAATAAAGAAAAAAAATACACCGCCGAAAGTATTAAAGTACTAGAAGGTTTAGAAGCAGTACGAAAACGTCCTGGTATGTACATTGGTTCAACCCAATCAGAGGGTCTACACCATATGATTTGAGAAATTGTTGATAATTCAATTGATGAGGCTATGGGCGGATTTGCAACAATTGTTAGAGTTATTCTAAAAAAAGACGGATCAGTACGTGTAGAAGATGATGGACGCGGAATTCCAATTGAAATTCACGAAAAAACAGGCTTATCAGGTGTTGAAACAGTATTAACAGTTTTACATGCTGGTGGTAAGTTTGATAATGATAGTTATAAAGTGTCTGGTGGATTACATGGTGTTGGTGCCTCTGTTGTTAATGCTTTAAGTAAAAATTTTAAGGTTTGAGTAAACAAGAATCATGTTCAATATTATGTTGAATTTATCAATGGCGGTCATGCTATTGAGCCACTAAAACCGATTAATAATAAAGATGTTAAAGAAAAAGGAACAACAATTGAATTTATTCCAGATTTTGAAATTATGGAAGAAAATGAGTGAGATGAGCTTAAAATAATGGCTCGTTTAAAGCAATTAGCTTATCTTAACAAAGGTGTTAACATTGAATTTGAATCAGAATTAACTAACCGTAAAGAAAAATGACATTATGAAGGTGGTTTAAAAGAATATATAACAGATTTAAATGCTGAAAAAGAACCATTATTTGATTTAATTGTTTATGGAGAAGAAGAAAAAGAAGTTAGAGTTCCAGGACATAACGAGCAAACTTATAACATTAAATGTGAAGTTGCATTTCAATATAATAATTCATACAATAACTCAACCCATTCATTTTGTAATAACATCAATACCACTGAAGGTGGAACACACGAAGAAGGTTTTAAATTAGCGATTACGCGTTTATTAAATAAATATGCGGTCGATAAAAAATATTTAAAAGACACTGATGATAAAATCACTAAAGAAGACGTTAGTGAAGGATTAACAGCAATTATTTCAGTTAAGCATCCTAATCCTCAATATGAAGGTCAAACAAAAAAGAAATTAGGTAATAGTGAAGTTCGTCCTTATGTTAATGAAATCACATCTATTATTTTTGAAAAATTTTTAAATGAAAATCCTGAAGAATCAAAAAAAATTGTTGCTAAGGTTATGCAAGCTGCTGAAGCACGACGACGTTCACATGAAGCACGTGAAGCTACACGGCGTAAATCACCTTTTGAATCAAATTCATTACCTGGTAAATTAGCTGACTGCTCAAATCGTGATTCAAGTGTTACTGAAATTTATATTGTCGAAGGAGATTCAGCGGGTGGTTCAGCAAAAACAGGTCGTGAGCGTGAATTTCAAGCAATTTTACCACTGCGTGGAAAGATTATTAATGTTGAAAAAGCTAAAATTGATAAGATTTTTGCTAATGAAGAAATTCAAAATATGATTACTGCTTTTGGAGCAGGAATAGGTCCTGAATTTAATATTGAAAAATTAAGATATTCAAAAATTATTATTATGACTGATGCGGATGTTGATGGCAGTCATATTCGAATTTTATTGCTAACATTTTTTTATCGATACATGTTGCCATTGATTCAAAATGGAAATGTTTATATAGCGCAACCACCATTGTATAAAGTAAGTTATGCTAAAACAATTAAATACGCATATTCTGATCAAGAGTTAGAAAGAATTAAATCAACAATATCAAATATTAAATATAACATTCAACGCTATAAAGGGTTAGGTGAAATGAATCCTGATCAATTGTGAGAAACAACAATGGATCCTAAAAATAGACTTTTATTAAAAGTTAATATTGAAGACGCTGCAATTGCTGATAAAACATTTTCTCTATTAATGGGTGATGATGTAGCTCCAAGAAAAGAATTTATTGAAAAAAATGCAAAATATGTAAAAAATATTGATGCTTAAAATTGAGGTATATAAAATATTATGGCATTAAAAAAACCAAAAAAAAGTCGTTTAACCACCGAAGAAATTAAGCAACAATTAGAAGGTTCAACGATTAAAGAACAATCAATTACAAAAGAAGTCGAAACATCATTTTTAGATTATTCAATGTCTGTAATCGTTGCACGTGCTTTGCCTGATGTGCGTGATGGATTTAAGCCCGTGCATCGCCGAGCTTTATTTGCTGCTTTCGAAAACGGAATGACACATGATAAGCCTTATAAAAAATCTGCACGTTGAGTTGGGGATGTAATTGGAAAATATCATCCACATGGAGATCAAGCTGTTTATCAAACTATTGTAAGAATGGCACAAGACTTTTCAATGCGTTATTTATTAGTTGATGGTCATGGTAATTTTGGTTCGATTGATGGTGATAGTGCAGCTGCGATGCGTTATACAGAAGCACGATTATCAAAAATCTCTTATGAATTATTAAAATACATTGATAAAGAAACAGTAGATTTTGTACCTAATTATGATGCATCAGAACAAGAACCAAGTGTTTTACCATCAGGTTTTCCAAATTTATTAACAAATGGAACTACAGGAATAGCTGTTGGGATGGCAACAAATATTCCACCACATAATTTAACTGAAGTTTGTCAAGCAATAAAAGCTTATGCTAAAAACCATAATGTTACTATTTCTGAAATTATGGAATATCTAAAAGGTCCTGATTTTCCAACAGGCGCTGAAATTTATGGTGATAGCGGTATTATTAAATATTTTAATACAGGTCGTGGTTCAGTAACAATTCGTTCAAAATATGAAATTGAAGATATTGGGCAAGGACGTGTAGCAATTGTTGTGACAGAAATTCCTTATATGGTTAATAAAGCTAATTTAATTGAAAAAATTGTTGAATTAGTAACAAACAAACAAATCGAAGGAATTTCTGATTTACGTGACGAGTCAAGTCGTGATGGAATTCGAATTGTTATTGAAGTTAAACGTGATGTTATACCTGAAGTTTTATTAAACAAATTATTTAAAACAACACCTTTACAAACAAATTTTAGTGTTAATAATTTAGCTTTAGTTAATGGTGTACCAATGGTATTAAACATTAAGGAAATGATTAAATACTATTTTGAACACCAAATTGAGATTTTAGTAAGAAGAACAAATTTTGATTTAAAAAAAGCAAAAGAACGAATTCATATTGTTGAAGGTTTAGTAATTGCTGTTAATAATATCGATGAAGTAATTAAAATTATTAAAGCCTCAGGTGATGATGATATTGCTTCAAAATCACTAATTCAACGTTTCGATTTAACAGAATTGCAAACGAAAGCAATTTTAGAAATGCGTTTACGCGCTTTAACAGGACTAAATATTGATAAATTAAAAAAAGAATATGAAGATTTAATATTAGTTATTAAAGATTTAGAAGATGTTTTAAACAACTACAATCGTCAAGTTAATATTATTTGTGAAAATTTAGATTATTTAATTGAAAAATTTGGTGATGAGCGTCGTACAGAAATTATGTATGGAGTTAGTTCGCATATTGATGATGAAGATTTAATACCAGTCGAAGATATTGTTGTAACAATGTCAAAACGTGGTTATTTTAAACGTTTGCCAATTGATACATATAAAAATCAACGACGTGGTGGTGTAGGTGTACAAGGATTAAAAACGTATGAGGATGATGATGTTGAAAAAATCTTAGTTGCTAATACCCATACAGATTTATTATTCTTTTCTGATTTAGGTCGTGTTTATCGATTACGAGGACATGAAGTACCATTGGGATCACGACAATCAAAAGGAATTCCAGCAATTAATTTTTTACCAATTGAAAAAAGTGAAAGCATTTTAACTATTTTACCAATAGATAATTATGATCAAGGTTCATTATTCTTTACAACAAGTAAAGGAATTATAAAACGAGCTAATCTAAGTGATTTCGAGTCAATTCGTGCTAATGGTAAAATTGCTATTACTTTAAAAGATGGTGATAAATTATTTTCAGTAATGCAAACACTAGGTAATGATGAAGTATTTATCGGCGCATCAAATGGTAATGTAATTCGTTTCAATGAAAATGATGCACGTGAAATGGGAAGAATTGCGACAGGTGTTAAAGGAATTAATTTAGAAAATGATGAATATGTTGTAGGAACAGGGTTATCTAGTCATGGAGAATATGTTTTAGCTGTTGGTTCTAAAGGATTAGGTAAATTAACTGACATCAATGATTATCGTTTAACTAAGCGTGGAGCAAAAGGTGTTAATACACTAAAAGTAAATGATAAAACAGGTAACTTAGTAAGTATTAAAGTTGTTAATCGTGAAGAAGAAGCTTTAATTATTACAACTAGTGGAAAAGTTATTCGTTTATCGATTAAAGACATTAGTGTAATTGGAAGAAATACATCAGGAGTTAAATTAATTTCATTAGAAAATAAAGAAGAAGTAAAATCAATTGCTATCTTTAAAAAAGAAGAAATTAATGATGAACAATTATTACAAGAAAATGATTACAATCTAAAATAAATGACAATAAAAACTACTTTAAAAAATAAAGTTATACTTTACTTTTTCTAAAAGTGGTTTTTATTATCTAAACTAATAATTATTCAATTTGAAAGGATTTTAAAATAATGAATGTGGCTTTAGAACTAATTAATTTACTAAAAGAAAGACGTTTAAGATTGAGTGTTTGCGAATCAGCAAGTTGTGGAGCTTTATCATCATCAATTGGTGAAGTTGCAGGTGCTTCAAGTGTTTTTGCAGGTGGTTTTATTAGTTATAGTAATGAAGTAAAAATTAAATTAGTAGGAGTGAGTGAAAAAACAATTTTTAAATATGGCGCTGTTTCTGAACAAACTGCTAAAGAAATGTGTTTACAAACAAATCAAAAGTTTAATACTGATATTGCAATTTCAATTACAGGAAATGCTGGACCACAGGGAAGCGAAAATAAAGAAGTAGGTTTATTTTACATTGGAATCGCAATTAAAGATTTTGCAATTGTAAAAAAAGTCACATTAAATTCAAATGAACGTACTTTTAATCGTTTTTCTATAGCATGAGAAGCAATTAGTTATTTAATTGAATTGATAAAAAAATAATTTTACTAATTCTTTAAATAGGATAGGTGAATAAATTTATGAAAGAAAATAATAATCTTGAGAAATTAGATCCAATTGCAACACTTGAAACAAAATTTGCTAAATCATCTTATTTTATTGCTGATGAAATAAAAGATGAAAAAATTAATGCAATATCTACAGGATCAATTCATATAGATCAAATAACAGGAATTAATGGAATTCCAGTAGGAAAAATTACAGAAATTTATGGTAATGAATCATCAGGTAAAACTACAATTGCTTTACAAACAATTGCTGAATGTCAAAAAACTGGTGGGACAGTAGTTTTGTTAGATCTTGAGGGCTCATTTGATATTAATTATGCCAAAAGTCTAAAAGTCGATTTAACAAAATTAATCATTACGCAACCTCAAACAGGTGAACAGGCTTTTGATATGATTGAAACATTGATTAAAACAAATTCAATAGATTTAATAGTTATTGATTCAGTTGCTGCAATGCTCCCAGAAAGCGAATATCAAGCAAATATGAATGAAGCATTGATGGGAGCAC is drawn from Ureaplasma parvum serovar 3 str. ATCC 27815 and contains these coding sequences:
- the gyrB gene encoding DNA topoisomerase (ATP-hydrolyzing) subunit B; this encodes MNDSNKEKKYTAESIKVLEGLEAVRKRPGMYIGSTQSEGLHHMIWEIVDNSIDEAMGGFATIVRVILKKDGSVRVEDDGRGIPIEIHEKTGLSGVETVLTVLHAGGKFDNDSYKVSGGLHGVGASVVNALSKNFKVWVNKNHVQYYVEFINGGHAIEPLKPINNKDVKEKGTTIEFIPDFEIMEENEWDELKIMARLKQLAYLNKGVNIEFESELTNRKEKWHYEGGLKEYITDLNAEKEPLFDLIVYGEEEKEVRVPGHNEQTYNIKCEVAFQYNNSYNNSTHSFCNNINTTEGGTHEEGFKLAITRLLNKYAVDKKYLKDTDDKITKEDVSEGLTAIISVKHPNPQYEGQTKKKLGNSEVRPYVNEITSIIFEKFLNENPEESKKIVAKVMQAAEARRRSHEAREATRRKSPFESNSLPGKLADCSNRDSSVTEIYIVEGDSAGGSAKTGREREFQAILPLRGKIINVEKAKIDKIFANEEIQNMITAFGAGIGPEFNIEKLRYSKIIIMTDADVDGSHIRILLLTFFYRYMLPLIQNGNVYIAQPPLYKVSYAKTIKYAYSDQELERIKSTISNIKYNIQRYKGLGEMNPDQLWETTMDPKNRLLLKVNIEDAAIADKTFSLLMGDDVAPRKEFIEKNAKYVKNIDA
- the yaaA gene encoding S4 domain-containing protein YaaA; this translates as MKKIFISTEYVTLNQFLKIAGLINNGGQAKFWLLENKVMVDEKIENRRGRKLYDQMIIKIKNQLYQIVKTNE
- a CDS encoding DNA polymerase III subunit beta — translated: MEVFISIKKLIEAIKFSTTIANTNNANALLLGVLIEVSQNKISFKTTNNQVSGYKEITEGFEYFNSGKVLVTAKIILGLISKLKDKSVLLKQIDTNILLIKTENFETQINTMNIEGFPNLNFSLEDYVKISLPHQIMQEINTKVLPNVLNSQGIEKIQPISGILIDTQTLENKLIAIGTDKIKASCLIREYMGEKFKFIVSYSTMKLIIEILKNVEYSNNQTVDFYVRSRSLIFKINDAILQTRMIDGVYPNIYSIFDETNEENTYVFDRRLLIEIIERGMNIVMQEQNPKISIRIDKNEAEISLTTFEIGNMKEKMSIVNLNNKSAEFILNPSLLAHVLKNFDNNDVTFKVKDEILRPIIFIDTKDVGFKQILSRIKN
- the pth gene encoding aminoacyl-tRNA hydrolase; its protein translation is MEKYLIVGLGNPGSNYAKTRHNVGFMVINEICNKLNLSLDSSKFNGIFTKTIYNNSIVFFCQPTTYMNLSGEFVIKMLNFYNIPIKNLIVIYDDVDTKLGTIKLRKKGSSGGQNGIKNIINILKTDEIKRIRIGIDKDPHIKLDQYVLSNFKIDELVIIKPAIIKGALATLAAIGEDFDKVMNKFN